One part of the Vitis riparia cultivar Riparia Gloire de Montpellier isolate 1030 chromosome 15, EGFV_Vit.rip_1.0, whole genome shotgun sequence genome encodes these proteins:
- the LOC117931988 gene encoding putative disease resistance protein At1g50180 encodes MVESIVTVFLGKLTDLLSQEAFLLSRVEEQVKLLSSELEWMRLFLKDADAKRRYDPRIKLWVSQIRDVTYDAEDVIDRFMFEMNHQQQGSLKCLKFLKLRFVHKLESRIREINTKIEKIMANKSKYGVETLPAASSSNEVVPHKERRAPIVEEVNVVGIQEDAESVKQKLLNGEMRRAVVSIVGMGGLGKTTLAKKVYNDNDVQQCFDCHAWIYVSQEYTIRELLLGVAVCVRILSEEERSKMNESELGNRLRDYLTTKKYLIVMDDMWRNEAWDRLGLYFPDSVNGSRVLITSRNKEIGFYADPQTIPHELSFLTEEESWELFLKKIFLAGSANAVCPRELEELGKKIVANCGGLPLAIVVLGGLQSRKEKTPLSWQKVLDSLTWHLNQGPDSCLGVLALSYNDMPYYLKSCFLYCGLFPEDSEIWTDRLIRLWVAEGFIQRRGEEIAEDVAEDHLQELVHRSMIQVAARSFDGRVKSCRMHDLLRDLAISEAKDTKFFEGYESIDSTSPVSVRRLTIHQGKKTNSKHLHTSRSLRSFICFSVCFQENILRSLHRRVKLLTVLDLERMPINTIPEGIGELIHLKYLCLRGTRIKSLPSSIGRLTNLQTLDFRGTLIEIIPSTIWKLHHLRHLYGHGVVSSQSVIGKCRNGPLSVGHLTNLQSLGLRAGSWCCGEGLGKLIKLRDLTIAWTEIAQTKNQGFSESVKKLTALQSLCLYPTLEEQMLTMPHLMPFSDHTYLYHLSLSGRLERFPDEIEFYPPNLISLELECRNAEQNPMVTLEKLPNLRFLKLFHCSSMVKKMVCTSGGFQQLETLQLWNFKELKELIVEEGAMPDLKDLVIDTSPKMKRLSHGLLQRKNLQHLKLYDLSPELRDELSRIEGGDPEKICLATSIHGWRHTAS; translated from the coding sequence ATGGTTGAAAGTATTGTCACCGTTTTTCTAGGGAAGTTAACTGACCTGCTTTCCCAGGAAGCATTTCTACTCAGCAGAGTGGAAGAGCAGGTGAAGCTGTTGAGTAGCGAGCTCGAATGGATGCGCCTTTTTCTCAAAGACGCGGATGCAAAGCGCAGATATGATCCAAGAATCAAGCTCTGGGTGAGTCAGATCAGGGACGTAACCTATGATGCCGAAGATGTCATCGACAGGTTCATGTTCGAGATGAATCACCAACAGCAAGGAAGTCTCAAATGCCTCAAGTTCCTTAAGTTACGATTTGTTCACAAGCTCGAGTCTCGAATCAGAGAGATCAATACCAAGATTGAGAAGATCATGGCTAACAAATCAAAGTACGGTGTCGAAACCTTACCAGCTGCAAGCTCGTCCAACGAAGTTGTGCCACATAAAGAGAGGAGGGCTCCGATTGTTGAAGAAGTCAACGTGGTGGGAATTCAAGAGGATGCAGAAAGCGTCAAGCAAAAGCTGCTTAATGGAGAGATGCGGAGAGCTGTGGTGTCCATCGTGGGCATGGGTGGCTTGGGAAAGACTACCCTGGCTAAGAAAGTCTATAATGATAATGATGTCCAGCAATGCTTTGATTGTCATGCTTGGATTTATGTCTCTCAAGAGTATACAATCAGGGAGCTTTTGCTAGGCGTTGCTGTTTGTGTTAGGATTCTCTCCGAAGAGGAAAGGAGTAAAATGAACGAGAGCGAGTTGGGGAATAGGCTTCGTGATTACCTGACTACCAAGAAGTACTTgatagttatggatgatatgtggAGAAATGAAGCTTGGGATAGGTTGGGCTTGTATTTTCCTGACTCGGTGAATGGCAGCAGGGTGTTGATCACCTCACGCAATAAAGAGATTGGTTTTTATGCTGATCCACAAACCATTCCCCATGAACTTTCTTTTCTGACTGAAGAAGAGAGCTGGGAGCTctttctcaagaaaatttttCTGGCTGGGAGTGCAAATGCTGTTTGCCCCAGAGAATTGGAAGAGTTGGGAAAGAAAATTGTAGCAAATTGTGGGGGTTTGCCCCTTGCAATTGTGGTCTTGGGAGGCCTtcaatcaagaaaagaaaagacaccGCTCTCCTGGCAAAAAGTACTGGACAGCCTAACTTGGCACCTAAATCAAGGTCCAGACTCATGTTTGGGGGTCCTTGCTTTAAGCTACAATGATATGCCGTATTACTTGAAGTCCTGTTTCCTTTACTGTGGTCTTTTCCCAGAAGACTCAGAAATCTGGACAGATAGGTTGATCCGCTTGTGGGTTGCAGAAGGGTTTATACAAAGAAGAGGAGAAGAAATAGCGGAAGACGTCGCGGAAGATCACTTACAGGAATTGGTACATAGAAGCATGATTCAAGTGGCTGCCAGGAGTTTCGATGGAAGAGTGAAGTCCTGTCGCATGCACGATCTGCTTCGAGACCTTGCCATTTCTGAGGCCAAAGATACAAAATTTTTCGAGGGATATGAAAGCATTGATTCTACATCCCCTGTTAGTGTTCGTCGACTAACCATTCATCAAGGTAAGAAGACTAATTCTAAACACTTGCATACTTCACGTAGTCTCCGatctttcatttgtttttctgTATGCTTCCAAGAAAACATTTTGAGATCTTTACACAGGCGTGTCAAATTGCTCACTGTACTGGACCTAGAACGCATGCCTATCAATACCATCCCAGAAGGCATAGGAGAACTTATCCACCTTAAGTACTTGTGCTTAAGGGGAACCCGCATAAAAAGTCTTCCATCGTCCATAGGTCGTCTTACTAATCTACAAACCCTAGACTTTCGAGGCactttaattgaaataattcCTTCTACCATTTGGAAATTGCACCATTTGAGACATCTATACGGTCATGGTGTGGTTTCAAGCCAGTCAGTGATAGGTAAGTGCAGGAATGGTCCTTTGAGTGTTGGCCACCTAACAAACCTCCAATCGTTAGGTTTAAGAGCAGGCAGTTGGTGCTGTGGTGAAGGCTTGGGAAAATTAATTAAGCTTAGAGACCTGACAATTGCATGGACCGAAATCGCACAAACAAAGAACCAGGGATTTTCCGAGTCAGTAAAAAAGCTAACTGCTCTTCAATCCTTGTGTTTGTATCCTACTTTAGAAGAGCAAATGTTAACCATGCCGCACCTCATGCCTTTCTCAGACCACACCTACCTTTACCATCTAAGCTTAAGTGGAAGGCTCGAAAGGTTCCCTGATGAAATTGAATTCTACCCTCCAAACCTCATCTCCTTGGAATTGGAATGTCGGAATGCAGAGCAAAACCCAATGGTGACCCTAGAGAAGCTGCCAAACTTGAGATTTCTCAAATTATTCCATTGTTCCTCTATGGTAAAGAAGATGGTCTGTACTTCTGGAGGATTCCAGCAACTCGAAACCCTTCAGCTctggaattttaaagaattaaaagaattgATTGTGGAGGAAGGGGCAATGCCTGATCTGAAGGATTTAGTAATTGATACTAGCCCTAAAATGAAAAGGCTTTCCCATGGATTGCTGCAACGAAAAAATTTGCAGCACCTAAAGTTGTATGATTTGTCTCCTGAGTTAAGGGATGAGCTTTCTCGGATAGAAGGAGGAGATCCGGAGAAGATCTGTCTCGCCACCTCAATACACGGGTGGAGGCATACGGCATCATGA